In Nostoc sp. CENA543, a single genomic region encodes these proteins:
- a CDS encoding M1 family metallopeptidase, producing MPHSYSFDSENNGYKSFELPGARPHYNPDRPGQVEHIFLDLNLDIPNQSYQGHCSIRLSPIRNGIDRLTLDAVNLQIQAVKVDEVEQKFEYDGEQLTIELSQPTQVGQRLLIAIAYSVEKPQRGIYFVQPDSHYPKKPLQVWTQGEDEDSRFWFPCFDYPGQLSTSEIRVRVPKPLVAISNGELINTTEDGEYKIYHWLQQQVHPTYLMTLAIGDFAVIQEEWQGKPVTYYVEKGRKDDARRSMGKTPQMIEFLSQKYGYLYPFPKYAQVCVSDFIFGGMENTSATLLTDRCLLDERASLDNRSTESLVVHELAHQWFGDLLVIKHWSHAWIKEGMACYSEVMWTEQEYGQEEAAYYRLSEARSYLSEDSGRYRRPIVTHVYREAIELYDRHTYEKGSCVYHMIRAELGEELFWQAVQTFVQDNAHQTVETIDLLRAIEKATGRNLAFLFDQYVYRGGHPDFKVAYSWDGEAKLAKLTVTQTQVPTDRNNSKYLFDLKIPVGFGYTQGESAQVQTVSIRVNQREQSFYFPLANKPDFVSFDVSNNFLKTVVLEYPIPELKAQLTSDPDPISRIHAATALAKKGGLEAVKALGAALKNEPFWGVRVEVAKQLAEIKLDQTFDYLVTGLEDENANVRRAVLEALAQIKTHASYKAVKQVVKHGDKSYYVEATACRSLGAISANNLEDKPKEEKVIKLLQSVLEERAGWNEVVRSGAVWGLAELKTSEAALDLLLEYTKLGVSQPLRLAAIRALGKISVGQNPVNLERLVDRLAELAKETFFLTQMAVVTALGQMETPKAIGVLRSLAEQTPDGRVRRYAEEELATVQQNIGTEAALKNLREELDQLKQQNQELKSRLESLEAKSQN from the coding sequence ATGCCACACTCTTATTCTTTTGATAGCGAAAATAATGGATACAAATCTTTTGAACTGCCAGGGGCTAGACCACACTATAATCCAGACCGTCCAGGGCAGGTAGAACATATTTTTCTTGACCTGAATTTAGATATCCCTAACCAAAGTTACCAAGGTCATTGCAGCATTCGCTTGTCGCCAATTCGCAATGGTATAGACCGTTTAACTTTGGATGCGGTAAATTTGCAGATTCAAGCAGTCAAGGTGGATGAGGTAGAACAGAAATTTGAATATGACGGTGAACAGCTAACTATTGAGTTGTCACAACCTACCCAAGTTGGTCAACGCTTATTGATTGCGATCGCCTATTCTGTAGAAAAACCCCAACGTGGTATCTACTTTGTCCAACCAGATAGCCACTACCCCAAAAAACCCCTACAAGTCTGGACACAGGGAGAAGACGAAGACTCTCGTTTTTGGTTTCCCTGTTTCGACTACCCAGGACAACTTTCCACTTCGGAAATTCGTGTACGTGTCCCTAAACCGTTAGTGGCAATTTCTAACGGGGAATTAATTAACACTACAGAAGACGGGGAGTATAAAATTTACCATTGGTTACAGCAACAGGTTCACCCCACTTACTTGATGACCCTAGCTATCGGTGATTTTGCAGTCATTCAAGAGGAATGGCAAGGTAAACCAGTCACCTACTACGTAGAGAAGGGACGCAAGGATGATGCTCGCCGCAGTATGGGCAAAACTCCCCAGATGATCGAGTTTTTAAGCCAAAAATACGGCTATCTCTATCCTTTTCCCAAATATGCCCAAGTTTGTGTGAGTGATTTTATCTTTGGGGGGATGGAAAATACTTCTGCCACCCTGTTAACAGACCGTTGTTTACTCGATGAAAGAGCGTCTTTAGATAACCGCAGCACGGAAAGTTTAGTAGTTCACGAACTTGCACACCAATGGTTCGGGGATTTACTCGTTATTAAACATTGGTCTCATGCTTGGATTAAGGAAGGGATGGCTTGCTACTCAGAAGTCATGTGGACTGAACAGGAGTATGGCCAAGAGGAAGCAGCCTATTATCGCCTATCAGAAGCGCGGAGTTATTTAAGTGAAGATAGCGGACGCTACCGCCGACCAATAGTAACTCATGTTTACCGAGAAGCGATCGAACTTTACGATCGCCACACCTATGAAAAGGGGTCTTGTGTTTATCACATGATTCGGGCTGAGTTGGGAGAGGAACTATTTTGGCAAGCTGTCCAGACTTTTGTTCAAGATAACGCCCACCAAACCGTTGAAACGATTGATTTGTTACGTGCCATCGAAAAAGCCACCGGACGCAATCTGGCTTTTCTGTTTGACCAGTATGTATATCGTGGTGGTCATCCTGATTTTAAAGTCGCTTACAGTTGGGATGGGGAAGCCAAGTTAGCAAAATTAACAGTAACTCAAACCCAAGTCCCCACCGATAGGAACAATAGTAAATACCTGTTTGATTTAAAAATTCCTGTAGGTTTTGGTTACACCCAAGGGGAATCTGCACAAGTCCAAACTGTAAGCATCAGAGTCAATCAACGAGAGCAAAGTTTCTACTTCCCACTGGCGAATAAACCAGATTTTGTCAGCTTCGATGTGAGTAATAATTTCCTCAAAACTGTGGTGTTGGAATATCCCATACCAGAGTTAAAAGCCCAGTTAACATCCGACCCTGACCCCATTTCCCGCATTCATGCAGCCACAGCTTTAGCGAAAAAAGGCGGACTAGAAGCGGTGAAAGCCTTGGGTGCAGCTTTGAAAAATGAACCATTTTGGGGTGTACGGGTGGAAGTTGCCAAACAATTGGCAGAAATTAAATTAGACCAAACCTTTGATTATTTAGTGACGGGCTTAGAAGATGAGAATGCCAATGTGCGGCGTGCTGTATTAGAAGCTTTAGCCCAGATTAAAACTCATGCTAGTTACAAAGCCGTCAAACAAGTGGTGAAACATGGTGACAAGAGTTACTACGTAGAAGCCACAGCTTGCCGGAGTTTAGGTGCGATATCTGCTAATAACTTAGAAGACAAACCCAAAGAAGAAAAAGTCATCAAGTTATTACAATCTGTTTTAGAAGAAAGAGCAGGTTGGAATGAAGTTGTCCGCAGTGGTGCAGTGTGGGGTTTAGCAGAACTAAAAACCTCCGAAGCTGCCCTAGATTTACTGTTGGAATACACCAAACTCGGCGTATCCCAACCACTCAGACTGGCAGCAATTCGCGCATTAGGCAAAATTTCCGTCGGTCAAAACCCAGTTAATTTAGAAAGACTGGTGGATAGATTAGCAGAACTCGCCAAAGAAACCTTCTTCCTAACCCAAATGGCAGTCGTAACCGCCTTGGGGCAAATGGAAACACCCAAAGCCATCGGCGTTTTGCGATCGCTGGCCGAACAAACGCCAGACGGCCGGGTGCGGCGTTATGCAGAAGAAGAACTAGCCACAGTCCAGCAAAACATCGGCACAGAAGCCGCCTTAAAGAACCTACGCGAAGAACTAGACCAACTCAAACAACAAAACCAAGAACTCAAAAGCCGCCTGGAAAGTTTAGAGGCGAAGTCTCAAAATTAA
- a CDS encoding NAD-dependent epimerase/dehydratase family protein, whose protein sequence is MKVLVIGGDGYCGWATALYLSNRGYEVGILDSLVRRHWDNELGLETLTPIAPIQQRLQRWQDLTGKSIDLFVGDITNYEFLQKTLRKFEPNAIVHFGEQRSAPFSMIDREHAVLTQVNNVVGTLNLLYAMKEDFPDCHLVKLGTMGEYGTPNIDIEEGYITIEHNGRKDTLPYPKQPGSMYHLSKVHDSHNIHFACRIWGLRATDLNQGVVYGVLTEETGMDELLINRLDYDGVFGTALNRFCIQAAIGHPLTVYGKGGQTRGFLDIRDTVRCIEIAIANPAQPGEFRVFNQFTELFSVGDLALMVKKAGNALGLNVEISNLDNPRVEKEEHYFNAKNTKLLDLGLQPHYLSDSLLDSLLNFAVKYQQRVDKKQILPKVSWHRN, encoded by the coding sequence ATGAAAGTCCTAGTTATTGGTGGCGATGGGTATTGCGGTTGGGCAACCGCACTGTATCTTTCCAATCGCGGTTATGAAGTTGGAATATTAGATAGTTTGGTGAGACGGCATTGGGATAACGAACTGGGTTTGGAAACCCTCACGCCGATCGCACCGATTCAGCAACGCCTCCAACGCTGGCAAGATTTGACTGGCAAATCCATTGACTTGTTCGTTGGCGACATTACTAATTACGAATTTCTGCAAAAAACTTTGCGTAAGTTTGAACCAAATGCGATCGTGCATTTCGGTGAACAGCGTTCTGCACCATTTTCGATGATTGACCGAGAACACGCAGTTCTGACTCAGGTCAATAACGTGGTAGGAACGCTGAATCTACTATATGCAATGAAAGAAGATTTTCCTGACTGTCACTTAGTCAAGTTGGGAACAATGGGTGAATACGGTACACCCAACATTGACATTGAGGAAGGTTACATCACCATTGAACACAATGGGCGTAAAGATACCCTACCTTATCCCAAACAACCAGGCTCAATGTATCACTTAAGCAAAGTGCATGATAGCCACAATATACATTTTGCTTGCCGGATTTGGGGATTAAGAGCGACAGACTTAAACCAAGGTGTGGTTTATGGTGTCCTCACCGAAGAAACAGGAATGGATGAGTTGTTAATTAACCGTCTCGATTACGATGGTGTGTTTGGTACAGCTTTGAACCGTTTCTGTATTCAAGCGGCAATTGGCCATCCTTTGACTGTTTACGGTAAAGGTGGACAAACTCGCGGCTTTTTGGATATTCGGGACACAGTGCGCTGTATCGAAATTGCGATCGCCAATCCTGCACAACCTGGTGAATTCCGCGTCTTTAACCAATTTACCGAACTATTCAGCGTCGGTGATTTGGCGTTAATGGTGAAGAAAGCCGGGAATGCTTTGGGACTAAATGTCGAAATCAGCAACCTAGACAATCCCAGAGTTGAGAAAGAAGAACATTATTTCAATGCTAAAAACACTAAATTGCTGGATTTAGGTTTACAGCCTCATTATCTCTCTGATTCTCTGCTGGATTCTCTGCTGAACTTTGCGGTAAAATACCAACAACGCGTTGATAAAAAGCAGATTTTACCGAAAGTTTCTTGGCATAGAAATTAG
- a CDS encoding DUF3352 domain-containing protein → MPENKSKFLIPVVGAVVVVVGSVAAYMYLRGPAGDGAGALSSAKLVPSSALMATYITTDPKSWAKLQQFGTPEAQKLVTQGLENFNKNVLTSNDISYEKDIQPWVGGLMIAVLPPAQSQSNSSGIQRQPEPQVLMIAGVRDKLSALNFANKLKGQKGVKNKESDYKGEKITETSTESNSSPTYSAVLNNSYVVFSPQRPVVEKAIDTYKGQPSFITKDGANLVFSKGVDVQNSLAQIYIPDYAGMIQQIAATSPSGTALTPQTIKQLQQVKSMVAAVGVDDNGVRFKAIANLDPTKNKFQYQNSPAKIVGQFPADTFALITGQGISQTWKTIVEQSNEYPEFKQGLEQTRSQLKTANFDLDKDIFSWMDGEFALGAVPSDKEILASVGFGGAIVFDTSDRQTAAATLAKLDNLAKTQSITVATKNVNGKDVTEWQIPQQGALFAHGWLDQDTVFLAVGGPVAEALVNKNQTLENSESFKTITSSLQKPNGGYFYLDMDKTMSIVNRFAAQSQQPIPPDANAILSSIRGIGVTAVSPDQATSQIELLLALKPSK, encoded by the coding sequence ATGCCTGAAAATAAATCAAAATTTTTAATTCCTGTGGTTGGTGCGGTTGTAGTCGTGGTGGGGAGTGTCGCCGCTTATATGTATTTGCGGGGGCCGGCTGGAGATGGTGCTGGGGCTTTAAGCAGTGCTAAACTTGTACCCTCATCGGCATTGATGGCTACTTACATTACCACTGATCCCAAGTCTTGGGCAAAGTTACAGCAATTCGGCACTCCTGAAGCGCAAAAATTAGTTACTCAGGGGTTAGAGAATTTTAATAAGAATGTCTTGACTAGCAATGATATTTCTTATGAAAAAGATATTCAGCCTTGGGTGGGTGGTTTAATGATTGCTGTGTTACCACCAGCACAGAGTCAATCTAACTCTTCCGGTATTCAGCGACAACCAGAACCACAAGTGCTGATGATAGCCGGCGTTAGAGATAAACTCAGTGCTTTGAATTTTGCTAACAAATTAAAAGGGCAAAAAGGAGTTAAAAATAAAGAATCTGACTATAAAGGCGAAAAAATTACCGAAACTAGCACTGAAAGTAATAGCTCACCAACATATAGTGCAGTTTTAAATAATAGCTATGTGGTATTTTCTCCCCAACGACCAGTAGTAGAAAAAGCTATTGATACCTATAAAGGTCAGCCTTCATTTATTACTAAAGATGGTGCTAATTTAGTTTTCTCTAAAGGTGTAGATGTCCAAAATTCTTTAGCACAAATTTATATTCCTGATTATGCGGGGATGATTCAGCAAATTGCAGCTACTAGCCCCTCTGGCACAGCTTTAACCCCACAAACCATTAAACAACTACAACAAGTTAAATCGATGGTGGCGGCTGTGGGTGTAGATGATAACGGTGTCAGATTCAAAGCGATCGCCAATTTAGATCCCACCAAAAACAAGTTTCAATATCAAAATTCACCCGCCAAAATTGTCGGACAATTTCCGGCAGATACTTTTGCTTTAATTACCGGACAAGGTATCAGTCAAACTTGGAAAACCATTGTCGAACAGTCAAACGAATATCCAGAATTTAAGCAAGGTTTAGAACAAACCCGTTCCCAGCTAAAAACAGCCAATTTCGACCTAGATAAAGATATTTTTAGCTGGATGGATGGCGAATTTGCCCTGGGTGCAGTTCCCTCTGATAAAGAGATATTAGCTAGCGTTGGTTTTGGTGGTGCGATTGTCTTTGATACCAGCGATCGCCAAACCGCAGCCGCTACCCTTGCTAAGTTAGATAACCTGGCCAAAACCCAAAGCATCACCGTTGCCACCAAAAACGTCAATGGTAAAGACGTTACAGAATGGCAAATTCCCCAACAAGGTGCTTTATTTGCCCACGGTTGGCTAGACCAAGATACAGTATTTTTAGCTGTGGGAGGCCCAGTCGCGGAAGCATTGGTCAATAAAAATCAAACTCTGGAAAATAGCGAAAGTTTTAAAACCATTACTAGTTCCCTACAAAAACCCAATGGCGGCTACTTCTACTTAGATATGGATAAAACCATGTCTATAGTTAATCGTTTTGCCGCCCAATCTCAACAACCCATACCCCCTGACGCTAATGCCATCCTTAGTTCTATTCGCGGTATCGGTGTAACTGCCGTAAGTCCCGATCAAGCAACTAGTCAAATAGAGTTGTTGTTAGCACTTAAACCCAGTAAGTAG
- a CDS encoding glycosyltransferase family 1 protein, which produces MRIALFTETFLPKVDGIVTRLRHTVDHLQRQGNQVLVVAPEGGITEHKGAKVYGVSGFPLPLYPELKMALPRPAIGYTLEQFNPDIIHVVNPAVLGLSGIFYSKVMKIPLVASYHTHLPQYLQHYGLGMLEGLLWELLKGAHNQAVLNLCTSTAMMAELSSHGIERVDLWQRGVDTELFHPDLASLEMRDRLSQNHPESPLLLYVGRLSAEKEIERIKPILEAIPQARLALVGDGPHRQALEKHFAGTNTNFVGYLMGRELGSAFASADAFIFPSRTETLGLVLLEAMAAGCPVVAARSGGIPDIVTDGINGYLFDPKADIQDAIDATVKLLENKQERETIRKNARREAEKWGWAAATQQLQDYYQKILYGKTTGNRLQVTGIRE; this is translated from the coding sequence ATGAGAATTGCCTTATTCACCGAAACCTTTTTACCCAAGGTTGACGGCATTGTGACACGCCTACGTCATACCGTTGACCACCTACAACGTCAAGGAAATCAAGTTCTAGTAGTTGCGCCAGAGGGTGGAATTACTGAACACAAAGGAGCGAAAGTTTACGGTGTCAGTGGCTTTCCTTTACCTTTGTATCCAGAATTGAAAATGGCATTACCCCGTCCAGCCATCGGTTACACTCTAGAACAGTTCAATCCAGATATCATTCATGTTGTCAATCCGGCTGTTTTGGGTTTATCAGGGATTTTCTATAGTAAAGTGATGAAAATTCCCCTTGTTGCTTCTTATCATACCCATTTACCCCAATATCTGCAACATTACGGTTTGGGAATGTTAGAAGGATTACTTTGGGAACTGTTGAAAGGGGCGCACAATCAAGCCGTTTTAAATTTATGTACTTCTACCGCCATGATGGCAGAACTTTCATCACATGGCATCGAAAGAGTAGATTTATGGCAGAGGGGAGTAGATACCGAATTATTTCACCCTGATTTAGCCAGTTTAGAAATGCGCGATCGCCTCAGCCAAAATCACCCAGAAAGCCCCTTATTATTGTATGTAGGTCGTCTTTCTGCCGAAAAAGAAATTGAGCGCATTAAACCCATATTAGAAGCCATTCCCCAAGCCAGATTAGCCCTAGTCGGAGACGGCCCCCATCGCCAAGCTTTAGAAAAACACTTTGCAGGGACAAATACTAATTTTGTCGGCTATCTCATGGGACGAGAGTTAGGTTCAGCCTTCGCCAGTGCTGATGCTTTTATCTTCCCTTCCCGCACCGAGACACTAGGTTTAGTATTACTAGAAGCTATGGCCGCCGGTTGTCCCGTCGTCGCAGCACGTTCTGGTGGTATTCCCGACATTGTCACAGATGGTATCAACGGATATTTGTTTGATCCCAAAGCTGACATTCAAGATGCCATTGACGCAACTGTTAAGCTATTAGAAAACAAACAAGAGCGCGAAACCATCCGCAAAAACGCCCGCCGAGAAGCAGAAAAATGGGGATGGGCTGCTGCTACACAGCAACTACAAGATTATTATCAAAAAATCCTGTATGGCAAGACCACAGGGAATAGGTTACAGGTGACAGGAATTAGGGAATAG
- a CDS encoding DUF4291 domain-containing protein: MRLITEPYVNQISKWPKTGRHILAQYDDQTVVVYQAYRPAIANFAVTHGYFGGEFQLDRMSWIKTNFLWIMYRSGWAAKPGQEVVLAIWLKRTAFEEIPTKVVHSSFIPELYTTREAWQTALKHSQVRLQWYPDHHPSGAKLERRAIQLGLKGEILAAYARDWIVNIEDISEFVRQQRQNINSDCTELITPRESVYSVVDSKIQQTLELSAWTE; this comes from the coding sequence GTGCGGCTAATTACAGAACCCTATGTAAATCAAATCAGTAAATGGCCGAAAACTGGTCGTCATATACTAGCCCAATATGACGACCAGACAGTCGTTGTTTATCAAGCTTATCGTCCAGCTATTGCAAACTTTGCTGTCACTCATGGCTACTTTGGTGGCGAGTTTCAGCTTGACCGTATGAGTTGGATTAAAACCAATTTTTTGTGGATAATGTACCGTTCTGGATGGGCTGCAAAACCTGGACAGGAGGTAGTATTAGCTATTTGGCTAAAACGTACAGCTTTTGAGGAAATACCGACCAAAGTTGTACATTCTAGCTTCATACCAGAACTGTACACCACCAGAGAAGCTTGGCAAACAGCTCTCAAGCATTCCCAGGTGCGTCTGCAATGGTACCCTGATCATCACCCATCTGGGGCTAAATTAGAAAGACGGGCGATACAGTTGGGATTAAAAGGAGAAATTTTAGCCGCCTATGCTAGAGATTGGATTGTCAACATCGAAGATATTTCCGAATTTGTTCGACAGCAGCGACAAAACATTAATTCTGACTGTACAGAATTGATTACACCACGGGAGTCGGTTTACTCTGTTGTAGATAGCAAAATTCAACAGACGCTAGAATTATCCGCCTGGACTGAATAA